From Vanacampus margaritifer isolate UIUO_Vmar chromosome 8, RoL_Vmar_1.0, whole genome shotgun sequence, a single genomic window includes:
- the b4galt7 gene encoding beta-1,4-galactosyltransferase 7: MMFSSRRKPVLYFKEERRLAWARCSVYKLFGLCLLLLLASLLWLQLSCSSDMAAAAASSQRNGRLPQQPPPPCRPEGRPQEEARWGPHKMALLIPFRERFEELLVFVPFMRAFLNKKKIAHQILIINQVDRFRFNRASLINVGYLESANDTDYLAMHDVDLLPLNEALDYGFPANGPFHVASPELHPLYHYKTYVGGILLLTKKHYRMCNGMSNRFWGWGREDDEFYRRLRKANLQLSRPVGITTGYQTFLHVHDPAWRKRDQKRVAAQKQEQFKVDPEGGLSNLRYQVESRQELTIGGAPCTVINIRLECDQDQTPWCLLA, translated from the exons ATGATGTTCTCGTCCAGGAGGAAACCTGTGCTCTACTTCAAGGAGGAGAGAAG GTTAGCGTGGGCCCGCTGTTCGGTGTACAAGTTGTTCGGCCtctgcctgctgctgctgcttgcgTCTCTGCTGTGGCTGCAGCTCAGCTGTTCGTCAGacatggccgccgccgccgcctcctcgcaGCGGAACGGACGCCTCCCGCAGCAGCCGCCGCCTCCGTGCCGGCCCGAGGGCCGCCCGCAAGAGGAGGCGCGGTGGGGTCCTCACAAGATGGCGCTGTTGATTCCCTTCAGGGAGCGCTTCGAGGAGCTGCTGGTCTTTGTGCCCTTCATGCGCGCCTTCCTCAACAAGAAGAAGATTGCGCACCAGATCCTCATCATCAACCAGGTGGATCGCTTCAG GTTTAACCGGGCGTCGCTGATCAACGTGGGCTACCTGGAGAGCGCCAACGACACCGACTACCTGGCCATGCACGACGTGGACCTGCTGCCCCTCAACGAGGCGCTGGATTACGGCTTCCCGGCCAACGGGCCCTTCCACGTGGCCTCCCCGGAACTGCACCCGCTCTACCACTACAAGACCTACGTGGGCGGAATCCTGCTGCTCACCAAGAAGCACTACCGCATG TGTAACGGGATGTCCAATCGTTTCTGGGGGTGGGGCCGCGAGGACGACGAGTTTTACAGACGTCTGCGAAAGGCCAACTTGCAG CTGTCCCGGCCGGTCGGCATCACCACGGGCTACCAGACCTTCCTGCACGTGCACGACCCGGCCTGGCGCAAACGGGACCAGAAGCGGGTGGCGGCCCAGAAGCAG GAGCAGTTCAAAGTGGATCCTGAAGGGGGCCTCAGCAACCTGCGCTACCAAGTGGAGTCCCGCCAGGAGCTGACGATAGGGGGCGCCCCCTGCACAGTCATCAACATTAGGCTGGAGTGCGACCAAGACCAGACGCCCTGGTGCCTCCTCGCGTAG
- the tmed9 gene encoding transmembrane emp24 domain-containing protein 9 has product MAAVRMCSTLLSFFLLNIFYGRVTALYFHIGETEKKCFIEEIPDETMIIGNYRTQLYDKHREEYLPATQGLGMFVEVKDPDEKVILSRQYGSEGRFTFTSHTPGEHQICLHSNSSKFALFAGGMLRVHLDIQVGEHANNYAEIAAKDKLSELQLRVRQLVEQVDQIQKEQNYQRFREERFRQTSESTNQRVLWWSIVQTLILVAIGIWQMRHLKGFFEAKKLV; this is encoded by the exons ATGGCGGCTGTCAGGATGTGCTCGACTCTGTTGTCGTTTTTCCTTCTCAACATTTTTTACGGCCGCGTCACCGCCTTGTACTTCCACATCGGAGAAACGGAGAAAAAGTGTTTCATAGAAGAAATCCCAGATGAGACGATGATTATCG GCAACTATCGGACTCAGCTGTACGATAAACACAGAGAAGAATATCTTCCGGCCACTCAGGGTCTGGGCATGTTTGTGGAAGTCAAAGACCCCGATGAGAAG gTGATCCTGTCTCGACAGTATGGCTCGGAGGGGAGGTTCACCTTCACGTCTCATACACCCGGAGAACATCAGATCTGCCTGCACTCCAACTCGTCTAAGTTCGCCCTCTTTGCCGGAGGCATGCTG AGGGTCCACCTGGACATCCAGGTGGGCGAACACGCCAACAACTACGCCGAGATCGCCGCCAAAGACAAACTGTCGGAGCTGCAACTGCGAGTCAGGCAGCTGGTGGAGCAGGTGGACCAAATCCAGAAGGAGCAGAACTACCAAAGG TTCCGGGAGGAGCGCTTCCGCCAGACCAGCGAGAGCACCAACCAGCGCGTCCTGTGGTGGTCCATCGTGCAGACCCTCATCCTGGTGGCCATCGGCATCTGGCAGATGAGACACCTCAAGGGCTTCTTTGAGGCCAAGAAGCTAGTCTAA
- the tmem216 gene encoding transmembrane protein 216 — protein MAPGNQPILSSTPLQVLLYLNCWYFAAFFLAHVLMFIYKGLLLPYPTSNLILDVALLLLFLGLEILRIFYGWKGNLCEHTATTAVSLFLLVPCVTLSVYFLLLQSLVLRLEFLLGLVLLCFYGLQFLLSVLALSTFARSKVY, from the exons ATGGCGCCCG GCAACCAGCCAATC CTTTCGTCCACTCCCTTGCAGGTGCTCCTGTACCTCAACTGCTGGTACTTTGCCGCCTTCTTCCTGGCACACGTCCTCATGTTCATCTACAAAG GCCTTCTGCTGCCATACCCGACCAGTAATCTGATTCTGGACgtggcgctgctgctgctcttccTCGGTCTGGAGATTCTGCGGATCTTCTACG gCTGGAAGGGCAACCTGTGCGAGCACACGGCGACCACGGCGGTGTCGCTGTTCCTGCTCGTGCCGTGCGTCACGCTGTCCGTCTACTTCCTGCTGCTGCAAAGTTTGGTGCTGCGTCTGGAGTTCCTGCTGGGTTTGGTGCTGCTTTGCTTCTACGGCCTCCAGTTCCTGCTCAGCGTGCTGGCCTTGTCCACCTTCGCCAG GTCCAAAGTTTACTGA